In Gossypium arboreum isolate Shixiya-1 unplaced genomic scaffold, ASM2569848v2 Contig00389, whole genome shotgun sequence, one genomic interval encodes:
- the LOC128289023 gene encoding uncharacterized protein LOC128289023 — protein sequence KGEAVYQSLSSCQCRVIMSETSDRSSFLVKKVRDRRNDNTSSSCESDIEIVFDSKHGVGNGGDVVIEGSNLKISPCRIANIDPHDKRSTFVSTYEPQKIHSPQDGFVLMEESFPACPGVIQPLVWRWPSIDKMTKFNRSDLDSKSAFAIFSPATAVGKNEDRILYFWIGKFYHHEKSLIQLDSRQVLRDRDDIDWNQVGYDVLTQVGLPEDILVKIVKEDEEPTEFLELLRTF from the exons AAAGGCGAGGCAGTTTATCAAAGTCTCTCAAGCTGCCAGTGCCGAGTGATAATGTCAGAAACAAGTGATCGGTCATCTTTTCTTGTCAAGAAAGTCAGGGACAGGAGAAATGACAATACTAGTTCATCTTGTGAGTCTGATATTGAAATTGTCTTTGATTCCAAGCATGGTGTGGGAAATGGAGGGGATGTTGTGATTGAAGGCTCCAATTTGAAGATATCTCCATGTAGAATAGCTAATATTGATCCACATGATAAGAGATCTACTTTTGTTAGTACATATGAACCTCAAAAAATTCATTCTCCCCAGGATGGTTTTGTTTTAATGGAGGAAAGTTTTCCAGCATGTCCTGGTGTAATTCAACCTTTAGTATGGCGCTGGCCCAGTATAGACAAGATGACAAAATTTAATAGAAGTGATCTAGATTCAAAATCTGCTTTTGCAATTTTTTCTCCAGCTACAGCTGTAGGCAAAAATGAAGATAGGATTCTGTACTTTTGGATAGGGAAGTTTTATCATCATGAAAAAAGCTTGATTCAGTTAGATAGCAGGCAGGTGCTAAGGGATAGAGATGATATTGACTGGAACCAAGTTGGTTATGATGTTCTAACTCAAGTGGGTCTGCCAGAGGACATCCTTGTGAAG ATTGTCAAAGAAGATGAAGAACCAACAGAATTTCTTGAGTTGCTGAGGACATTTTAG